DNA from Vespa velutina chromosome 23, iVesVel2.1, whole genome shotgun sequence:
TGATTTTATTGAATTCATTGAGCGCGTATGCGGTGCCCTACCCCGTTGCACTATTTTTACACCTGCACTTTTTATTTACGCGTATTTGTTCTGTTGCATGTTTTAGCCAAATATTTTTGGCTATCTTTATAGTGGGTTACGTAATTTTCGACATGAGTTACTTCGATACGATGGCCGATgaggaattaaataaaactctATTGTTTTGCAAGTAGTAAAGCGTCGATACGTTAGTACGGATACGCATTACGCATCGTAACGTTCACGGGGAATTGATTTCTGACGTCGTAACCAACCAAGAACAATATAACGAGAAGTTTTTCATATTTGACGTTTACAAAATAGTTATACAAATGTTTGCGGCACGATAGTGaaaacaaaattcatttttaactaGTGAAAGTGGTCTTATTTAGACATGCCTATGGAAGATTATTTACTTCAGGTAACATACGCATTTTCATACTtaatagtaaaattattattcattgctAATTCTATTATCTGATCTTATCTACAATATGATGTCATACAAATgctaatataaaatgtataatatatatttatctaacatTTTAATATGCGTTCAATAAGACGACAATAAAtctgtttatttatcttttaatatttacttatttaatgTGTGCTTTGcttttgtgtgtatgtgtatatatatatatatatatatatatatatatatatatatatatatatatatatatgttagtatgtagttcgaaaaaaaaaatatatatatatataaatcttgacagttttatgatattaatgaaatttatcgattgtcaattatattacacttaaatatatgaaatattacaatgtTACAATTATGTAATTGATATGACAACAGTAtcataacaatttaaaaaatcgtcaaattttaatctattaattttataattatatatatggtgtCCATTGTTATCTTGGATatttaaaaagggaaaacattttgaatgatacaaataaaatgtCAAAATATTTTAGCAGTTGCGTCAGTGCGTAATGTGGCAGTACAAAGgcttaataagtaataataacaatgacagAAGTACTATCCAAAGATTGTGGTGAACGGGGATTGCATCAGGAAAGAGACATGTCAGAATCTTCGCAACATCATTATAGCCATCCTCCACCCGATATTATGCCTAAAGGTCTTGCTATCAATGGTATATTTACTGAtgataattgaatatattatctaatgtatgtatatttactgtaatccaatatatttaatgttttgaACATTTTTACAGGCGTAGGGGGTAGGCTACGTCAACTAGAGGCTCTTTTTATTAGTGGTCCTGTACAAGGGGGACAAGTGGGACATACTTTTTCTATAGAAACACTTATTGATATATTGCTTGTTCTATATGATGAATGTTGCAATTCTTCTTTAAGACGTGAAAAGACTGTCTCAGACTTCATTGAATTTGGTATATatcaaacattatttttaattaataaattttgttatagtacatttattatattgtgtatttaaaggataattaattattttctttttctttgtcttttccttttttttttctttcctttttcttttctcttttttttttttttttttcttcttcttcttttttatacagtAAAACCAGTAGCTACTTGTATAAAGAGTCTGCAGTTGGCACGTGAAGATTTTGAGATAGTTAAGGTCATTGGTAGAGGAGCATTTGGAGAAGTATGCGTTGTAAGAATGCGTGGTTCCGATAAAGTGTTTgcaatgaaaattttgaataagTGGGAAATGTTAAAGCGTGCTGAAACTGCATGTtttcgagaagaaagagatgtaCTAGTTTATGGTGATCGCAGATGGATCACAAATCTTCATTATGCCTTTCAAGATGACAATAATTTggtaattattatcttatcaatatgatttttataacaattaatatttcttcacaaatattttttatttagtattTGGTCATGGATTATTATTGTGGCGGAGACCTCTTAACACTGCTAAGTAAATTTGAAGACCGTCTTCCCGAAGATATGGCTCGTTTTTACATAGCAGAGATGGTGCTAGCTATTGGGTCTATACATGACTTACGTTATGTACACCGTGACATTAAACCTGATAACGTTCTATTGGATGCAAATGGCCATATCAGATTAGCTGATTTTGGTTCCTGTTTGCGTTTATTTGAGGATGGCACTGTGCAAAGTAATGTTGCTGTAGGTACACCAGATTATATTTCACCAGAGATATTAAGggtatgttttatatattttgtcaatTGTGTTATGTTTGTCttgacaattatattatttaataaaataatacattctttatttaattctttatacaCGTTTAGGCAATGGAAGATGGCCAGGGACAATATGGGCCTGAATGTGATTGGTGGTCATTGggagtatgtatgtacgaaatGCTTTATGGAGAAACACCTTTTTATGCTGAATCTCTAGTCGAAACCTATGGAAAGATAATGAACCAtaaggtaaataaatatatataattatcatatttttactatatcatattttctctatatCAAGTAAAACTAAttgaattcattttcttatatatatatatatatcttttattattacagaaTTGTTTTGACTTCCCTACAGACGATATATATGATGTTTCTGAAGAAGCCAAGGATCTGATGCGCAAATTAATTTGTAGTTCTGAATTTAGATTAGGTCAAAATGGAATTGATGATTTTAAGGTACAACATAtccatatgtgtatgtgtctgtatatgtatttatcatggattttaatttgtttacttTATAGTTGAACGATAGAtcgtatctatttataatataaatgcataattatgtttattttatagaaacatCCATGGTTTGATGGTGTAAATTGGGACACTCTTAGGGACAGTACTGCACCCTACATTCCTGAAGTTTCTTCACCAACTGACACATCGAACTTTGATGTTGACGATACGGACGTTCGTAGTTCCGATGCTGTTCCTCCAGCAGCAAATTCTGCGCTTTCTGCACTTCACCTCCCATTTGTAGGATTCAGTTTTACCCAAGgaaggtaaaaaaataaatttgatttgtttttcaattctgtatatctttcaattattgtacaccattcatattttttttttttttttttttttttttttttttttttttctttttttatattacagttGTATCTCAGATTTAGGTTGTCTATCTGCATTGAATCAAAAGGATAAACACGTTCAGATGCTTgaggaagaaaatttacaattaacacAAACAATCGAGGAtctaaaaaatcaaattgCCGCAAATCATTCCTCACCTGGTATTTCACCTGATTCTAACAATGCAACGAGAAAACTTCAAGATGAAATAAATACTCTTACAAAACGGAATTGTGGtaagaaacaaaattctttttttttttttaattttagaacTATATGAATGTGTATGATGAAGAAAGGTGAaagcatttttttattattatcatcgatttcATAGAATTAGAGTCACAGTTAAAATCTATGGAGATACCTCGAGAGCTGCGTAATTTAGATAATGGCGATTTAACTAAACTCCGTGAATTGGAAAAATTGGTGCGTTCTCTTCGttctgaaaaagaagaagctattAAAGATAAGTTAGATGCACAAGAGAAATTAAAGCTTCAAGATAAAGAATTAAAGGATGCTTTAACGCAACGTAAACTTGCGATGGCAGAATATACGGAAGTAACAGATAAATTATCTGAATTAAGACAACATAAACAAAAGTTATCTAGGCAAGTCAgggacaaagaagaagaattggaAGTTGTGATGCAAAAAATTGACAGTTTAAGACACGACATCAGGAAAGCTGAAAAATTACGTAGAGAATTGGAAAACAGAGTGGAGGAAGCAATGGCAGAAactaggaaagaaagaaaacttcgAGAGCGTAGCGAGGAATATTGTAGACAAATgcaagaagaaacagaaaagatcAGACAACGTTCTATGGGAAATGATGCAAGTGCTAATCAGGCTTTAGCTACTCAAGAAATTAACAGACTCAAGGCAGAGGTAGAGAAACTTGAAGttcaatataatgaaaatttgaatcAGCAACAAAGTAGATTTAATCTCGAAATAAGAAGTCTTCAAGAACAATTGCACGAAGGAGAGACAAGAAGAGAATTGTTAGAACGAGAGGTTCAACTTACCAAGGAGAAATTAGATGCGGcaagattagaaaatattaccGATAGCGAGGAGACGATAAATGAATTGAATAGAagacacgagagagagaaaattatgctagtcgaagaaaataaaaagattttgcTTGAGCTTAGCACTGTTACCGATAGCGTTAATAGAATACAAGGTGAAAGAAGGCAATTAGAGGAGGAATATGAAGAATtacgaaacaaaaaggaagctATTGCGCAATGGGAAGCTCAAATTACCGAGATTATTCAATGGGTTTCAGATGAGAAAGATGCTAGAGGATATTTACAggttcatattttatatgtaataatctataaaaaaatatatgtatatatatatatatatatatatatatatatatatatatcacatatattcataaattttaggCTTTGGCGACAAAGATGACGGAGGAATTggaatttttaaaacattctGGTGGTGTAACGGGAGTAGGAGGTGGTTCTACCATGGCGGATAAGAATTGGCGTAATCGTAGATCGCAGAAACTCGATAAAATGGAACTATTAAATTTACAAAGCTCTTTGCAGAGTGAAATTCAAGCAAAACAAGCGATTTCTGAAGAATTAACAAAAACTCGATCAGAATTAATTGCTGTGCAAAAGTaagttttttcatattatataatttatataatttatataatttttcatattatataatttatataatttatattgttataagtGCAATTCTAAAATTTACATTGGAATACaaataattcgtttaattcataaatattattaattttatctatagAGAGTTAAAAGACTTTAGACAAAGATTTGATTCGATGTCCCACGAAATGAAGCGGAAAGAAATGCAGATTAAAGAATTACAAACGCGGCTTGATACTGGCGATGGCTGTAAGTACACTTCCATTCATAATGCTACCAATAAAAGTTATACGAaagtttcttatttaaattattatggaGATATTATATCTGCAGTTGTTATACAAGCTGCTGTCATACATGtcacatatgtattttataaatgtttctgTCCTGTCTATAATTCATTTAGACATTAACTTGATGatgatattttgttttgtatttcTAATGCAACAAATAGCCCcccaaagaaattatttatttttgaaagatttattatgttataattatcccagatttaaaaatgaataagattTGGACAGCTTAAAAGAGCTTTAAGAGGGTGACTAAATCCTTCTTACTTTGatcattacatttttattaaatgattctctgacataaaaaaaaaaaaaaaaaaaaaaaaaaagttaaaaaaaatgaaaaaaaaattcaaaaaaataaaaataaaaaactaaagaTGATGAATTTTAGTTGAGgacgcatttatatataatattctaagaactatttaaaaaatacagaaaagaaagcaCATGATCTTATATGAGTAATAACAGTCATATAGTTTTTACACGCGACACACATATGCTgcattacaataaattatagaatatattatttatatatatatattgtttgttAATACAAACAATCGTAGGTAATGTGtgataatacataaaatgatAAGTGGTCAAAAATGTATTAGTCAAACTTGTgctttataaattacattcttGATAGAAAGCTTTCtagacaattaaaaattttccaatataTTGCAAAAATATTAAGTGATTATAAATTGGtatagttttataatatagcatttatttaaaagtagtATATGATgctttttataacattttaaagaaaattcaaaattgtatttaataatatattgtttccCAATAAAGCGCACGATccacatttaaatatatgtacttgtttattgttcatttttgatcaatgtttgataaaaaaaatacttttaaactGAATCTcgataaacattaaatatagattagaaattattaatatatcaatttccgaatttagattttaataatatttaatatagaacacaatataaaaactttttttttttttaaatagtctatattaattactaacattatatcttatataataaaatttacaaatcatatttttactaataatatttgaaacaatatatgacataaaaaattttatgggGATTACAATTTACaagtattaacaattattattattatcagtatcattatcaatattataattgttactaGAAAGAAGAGCTAATATAGTTACACAGagtttataatgtaaataggtatatactatatatgtataaatccTATAatgttaaagagaaataatcttgtatttattttacatatgtatatattatattaaaatgtaattaattgattatctaTAAGTAATTATATACGTTTGTAGAATACAAAAGATAGATTAACAttgtatgtttattattatatgtgtatatagtatttaaatctaaaaaaatgaCGTCAATAgtgttttattgtttatatcgtTTCATAAGATCGTTTTACTATAGAATAGATATGTTCTATAACagaattatatgtatatatgtttatttatttatttatttatttatttatttatttatttatttatttatttatttaatatacaagtACTTCTTTAATTTTGGAAACAGAAGGCACTTACGCACTTTGTTCCAATATGCTATATCATTAGAATACTACACATGATAttctatacattatatacataattttatttgtataagaatatcatgtaaaaaaattatcttatgtGTGATACATCTAAGTATAATAATCAGGTTTCATTGATAAGCTAGTTGgaagaatgataaaataaaatgtttgttaaaagtttcgaaaagATGTTGCGAAAAGAATTGGGTACAgttcatttacatatatattcgatatcaATATGTGAAGTATCAATTTTAAAGATCATTATTACTgggataatatatatgtgtccaGCATAGTAATTTAGTTCTTCGGTACGGTATGCAATTCTGATTTCTAGACTACAAAGTGCCCCTGTTTATTGGCGTAACGAGCTGCGTGTGGGGCCTCTTGTTGCTCATCTTCAAACTGTATTTGTGACAGCTGTGCTATCCAGCAATACGTCAAGCAAATCGTCAAACATCGTTAGCACCAAACCCCAACGCATCATCGTGCACCAGCCGTCATCACCCCTACCAGTAATGCGTGCTCCCCGCATCACAACATGTCGCTTATTAACTAGATTCGTTCCCGTCAACACGTACATCAGTCAGAATGCCGTTACCATCGTTCCGCCGCCCGGTAAATTATGTGGCAGCAGACGCGCGATTTTGATTGATTGACATATTGAGTTGCTGATTTTATAGCACAGTGCTGTGTTTTTTGAAGGTGTcttaaagtaattatttagCTTTTTATAAGGACAAGGGAAGACAATTTTTAATGCGCTTAAAGAAACTATCTTCTTTGAAGTTACATATaagttttgttattaattcttatatgtTGTTTATCATTCATCTATTTTGATAATGTTTATATAGTAACAAAGCATAGCTCTGTgctttttaacaaattatgtATTAGCTGAATAATGTGTTTTTATGTGTGAtgtcattattttcaaaaaataatgaatggcAATAGTGATCTTCCACTGTTCTTAGGTGGGGGTTGGATTTTATTAGGCTTGAATATTCTTAGTACTAGTCAATCGTttgattttctaaaataaacattaacaGGTATGTTTTTTGTGTGTTTTTTAGACTGTTTGCTCGGGTGGTTTTGGTtgatatactatattattatccttacctTCACTGatgcatattattatatgtaatccTATAAACGTGTCacataaacataataatcattgttttaACAGAACTTGTGTGATGGAATGGTTTAATTGAAAGTATCACTGGAAGatgttatgaaaaattaagtaacttaataactttatgagttacaatataatttcttatactttttataatttgaatagtccataatctttattatgtttattatattgaatagaaattttttttatatacttgtaACAATTTTAGATAATGATcaaagtaattatataaatatatatatattttttttaatgtcatttgagaataattagttttatataaaaaaaaatgataaattactttcctattatatacaatgagaattatttaatttataatacaggcaaattaacataaaatatgtaatttaaaattgtttcaGTTTTAGAACGTCCTACATCACAAATGTCTTACTTGGAACACTTTTTGAAAGAAACAGCAAGTAGTACTCGTCATGGCAGTGCAGACAGTGTAGAAGGTGACATAGAAGACAACCGTGCCCCAAGTATTACTAGTAGTAAAAGTAATTTATCTGAATTTAGCATTGTAAGTATCTATGTGTATTcaaatctatatttttattttatatttatatatatatatatctatatttatatatgtatatatatatgtatatagaaagatattacatgtaaatgttttctttttttttttttttttttttcctccaggATCCTACATCACCATTGTCACATGAACTTTTGAATAAATCATCGACTTCTCATGGTCAAGTTAATTTACAACCAAAGCCTAAATCTCACCAATTTCTGGTGAGAACATTCTCAGCTCCCACTAAGTGTAATCATTGTACTTCATTGATGGTTGGTTTAACGAGACAGGGAGTTGTATGCGAAGTCTGTGGCTTTGCTTGTCATATGCCTTGTTGTGATAAAGTTCCACCTATGTGTCCCGTTCCTCATGATCaaagtatttattatcaattaatgaatattatataaattgattataataatatctgatatttatattaatttaatctattGTAGCAAAGCGTCCACTGGGTATCGATCCTACTAGAGGGATTGGTACTGCATACGAAGGATATGTTAAAGTGCCAAAAATGGGAGGAGTAAAAAAAGGTTGGGTGAGACAATTTGTGGTAGTCTGCGATTTTAAGTTATTTCTGTATGATATTTCACCCGATCGCAATGCTTTGCCGTCTGTATATGTATCGCAAGTTCTGGATATGCGAGATGAAGAATTTAGCGTTAGTTCTGTTCGTGATTCAGATGTTATACATGCcacaaaaaaagatattccatGTATATTCAGAGTAAgcttttatcaatatttattcttattacaatTGCatgttcaattaaaaaaaaaagaaaaagaaaaaaaaatgtctttttGTTTAGATTACAACATCATTATTAGAACCACCTGGATTAAAAAACCATACGCTGATGCTTGCAGATACTGAAAGTGAAAAAACGAAATGGGTAGTAGCATTAAGTGAGCTTCATAGAATCTTAAAAAGGAACAATCTTCCCAATACGACGGTATAATAGAAAgtaacttttttcttaaaaaaagtatatgatAATCAATATTCTTATCAagtgtttattctttttttgtttcatagaTTTTTAGAGCGAAagaattattagataatacATTGTCTCTTATTAAGAATGTAATGTCAGGAGCCATCATTGATCCAGATCGTCTAGTCATTGGCACAGAGGAAGGCCTCTTCTGTTTAGATTTAGATCGTAGTGGTAAGttaaatatgaatgaatatattaattataaacgtacatatttttataatataccgAATAATGTTTACAGAAATAGCAAGGGTTGGTGagggtaaaaaaatatatctcctTGAATATGTAACCGAAGAACAGCTTATTGTAGTGCTTAGTGGAAAACAACGTCACGTCAGGTTGGTGCCAGTACGTGCATTAGATGGAGATGAGGTTGAATGGATTAAAGTAGCTGAAACGAAAGGATGTATAACACTAACGACGGGCGTAGTACGTCGTAATCCACTCACGTACTGTTTGTGTGTTGCTATGAAAAAGCAGGTAAATTTTTTGATGTACACAATAATTTctacataatttaatatctatctaatatatcttaaattttAGAATTCTTCTCAAGTTATCATTTATGAGATAACACGTACAAAAGCAAGACATAAACGTATTCGTGAATTAATGTTACCATGTCACGCACAAACTTTACAAGTTCTTTCTGAAGGACGTCTTTGCGTTGGATATCCTTCTGGCTTTACTATCTACAGCATCTTAGGAGACCATCACCCTATATGTGagatcatagaaaaaaaaaaaaaaaaatatttatattcattatttatactttttaatactcaattaatattttataatttatattttttagcaTTGGTCCATCCGGAGAATACACTTTTAGGTTTTCTAACATATAGTGCTGTAGATGCATTACGCTGTATCGAATTAACACGTGGAGAATTTTTGTTGGTCTTCCATACACTAGCAGTATATGTTGACAGTCAGGGTAGAAAAAGTAGAGATCGAGAAATAATGTATCCAGCTGTTCCTACAGCAGTCAGTGAGTgcattttcgttttcattcatGTTTacaaaatctttaataaacctatataatataatgttatataatataatataatatacttcaGGTTATTGCGAGGGATATTTATTAGTGTATAGCGAAACTCACATTGATGTATTTGATTGTACAACAGGAGATTGGTTACAAACGCTCAATGTGAAAAGGGCACAGCCCTTAAATATCTCCGGTTCTTTAACATCTTGCATTATCAATGATATGCCACACGTTATTTATCTCAGCAATTTACATCAACGTAAATCtctaattatatcaataataataataataataatctaatattattgtaatgatATTTCTGATTTTCTAAGTAATTGTTTTCGTTTAACAggagaattattaaatttgacgCCATTAGATGCAAATGGTAGGCAGATGACAAGACCTAGAAGAAGATTTTCATtgagagaaggaaatagagCTGTTCGTCCTACCGATAGACGTTCGAAGATGATATCTGCTCctacaaattttaatcatattagTCATATGGGACCAGGTAATGGTATACAGGTAAGTAATCAAGTTAACGATCTTTCCATTTGCTTTGCAATAATCCATTCtcattaatatacatttaatatactacatctgttttatatatagattcaGCGTTTATTAGATCTACCAACGACACTTGAAACAGCTGATCAACAACATTCTGCCCATCATAGTAGCGCTCATATACATGGCAGTCAACAACgagtaagaataatataatggaaaaaaagataaagcatATCCAATATCATACATTtacatgttttattttatttttacagttATACGGCTCTACTTTACAAACACCAAGTAAACCGGCTCCATTGCCACCTAGGCATCCACCTTCTGATACACGACGATTAAGTTCTCACATGACACGAAATTCTGGTTATTCACCCCATAACggtataaacaaaattttgtaaaattttcaaattaattattgacataattttttgatctgttatttttttataggttCAACATCATCGCGTAGAGGTCCCGCTCCACCACGTCCTACTGCTACTCCACCTTCTCTACCACGTACACCGGTCGATCAAGTTGATACAGAATCTATACATTTACGTTCGCACACTCCGCTCTCTTTGGGCAGTATTGCATCTTTACATGATAAAGTAcgtacttattttattttcatttataaacgtccaagaattaaatacatttttataatttattttttttctaggaTCATCCGTCTGGTGGAAGTCCTAGACATTCAATTGCTTCTAACAATAGTTCGAATCCATCAACACCTCCGAGTCCTGCTCATGATCATGGGTCATCATCGTACGATTCTTAAACAGatttaaacattgaaaaaaaaaattacttgttATAAGATGATTCGGGGTGTGTATATCCTCATGTATACACTACCTAAGAGATAAGTTATTGATATTcacaatatctttttataagaaGCAGTACTCGCATTTGATCTTTTCATTGGAAAGTTATTGCAGTTTTCTTAATACACTAgtgcaataaattttattcaattattataataagaatattagaacaaggaaaaaagCTTTATAAACTTACTTATTGATACATTCGATAGATTTGAGTTCTAACTCAACCATTATTCCAGATCcaaatagaaagataattaatattctaagTGAACTGTAATAACTTTCTGTTATTCGAGAAATTGTGTAATAAGTTATActtaatgaaagaagaagaagaagaagaaaaaaaaaagaacacattattattatatgacagtaaattattgtacataatTTATGCATTTGAGAGGATCGTCAAGTCGACTTTGCGATGCCATAATTTTATTGGAGTTAGTAGGTATCGTAATATATAATCCGATATACGAAGTCTTCGTTTAATTTTAGTTTCaaatatttagtatatattatacttcggttttttttttttattatttttttttttaattttctattcacTACCGTCAAGCGAGAGTGtgatttttttacattaacgAAATTCGAAATCTCAGTCAAATTATGTagcaataacgaaaaaaaaaaaaaaaacaatctacTTAATCTATCATACCTAATTCAGAGCCTAGGTATACAAGTATAGTTTCAAGTAAATTGTATACTTAATCATTATTagtaacaaaagaaatttgacGGGTATGAATCCATTTTGATGCCTTATGACTGAATACTTTCTATCTTGTCATAAAGCAGTAAGGTGCGTCACATTATTCAAATATGTGAATAGTAGAATATAATCGTGCaattaattggaaaaaattaCTAATGGTAATGACAATTATTCAAAAAGAGAACGATGTTTTGTTTGAGCCACAAATAGAAGtgttgtttaattttttattttttatttttttttttttttttttttttttaaacaaaaacacATTAAATATCAACGAGTCAATgacttttatttacaattgtctgaagttatttttttttttttttttttttttttttttttttaacgttgcgattactattacaattttttgaagtcaagaattattatatagaaaaaaaaaagtaattgcagaatatatatatatataacgctATGTAACATGAGTTACATAATAAAACACAAAGCATTTTTATGTAatgcataatattatttatcatttgatCGACGATTAAGATcagaatacaaatttattgtaatatcgctatattttgtttatttgacAGATAACTTGTAATTGTCCTATTAGAAAGTGTTCTTCGATAACTATAATgccttatatttatatattaattttaacatataaatgATCTTGCACGATCATTAATTTccataaatatcaatttttgacTGTTA
Protein-coding regions in this window:
- the LOC124956684 gene encoding serine/threonine-protein kinase Genghis Khan isoform X1: MTEVLSKDCGERGLHQERDMSESSQHHYSHPPPDIMPKGLAINGVGGRLRQLEALFISGPVQGGQVGHTFSIETLIDILLVLYDECCNSSLRREKTVSDFIEFVKPVATCIKSLQLAREDFEIVKVIGRGAFGEVCVVRMRGSDKVFAMKILNKWEMLKRAETACFREERDVLVYGDRRWITNLHYAFQDDNNLYLVMDYYCGGDLLTLLSKFEDRLPEDMARFYIAEMVLAIGSIHDLRYVHRDIKPDNVLLDANGHIRLADFGSCLRLFEDGTVQSNVAVGTPDYISPEILRAMEDGQGQYGPECDWWSLGVCMYEMLYGETPFYAESLVETYGKIMNHKNCFDFPTDDIYDVSEEAKDLMRKLICSSEFRLGQNGIDDFKKHPWFDGVNWDTLRDSTAPYIPEVSSPTDTSNFDVDDTDVRSSDAVPPAANSALSALHLPFVGFSFTQGSCISDLGCLSALNQKDKHVQMLEEENLQLTQTIEDLKNQIAANHSSPGISPDSNNATRKLQDEINTLTKRNCELESQLKSMEIPRELRNLDNGDLTKLRELEKLVRSLRSEKEEAIKDKLDAQEKLKLQDKELKDALTQRKLAMAEYTEVTDKLSELRQHKQKLSRQVRDKEEELEVVMQKIDSLRHDIRKAEKLRRELENRVEEAMAETRKERKLRERSEEYCRQMQEETEKIRQRSMGNDASANQALATQEINRLKAEVEKLEVQYNENLNQQQSRFNLEIRSLQEQLHEGETRRELLEREVQLTKEKLDAARLENITDSEETINELNRRHEREKIMLVEENKKILLELSTVTDSVNRIQGERRQLEEEYEELRNKKEAIAQWEAQITEIIQWVSDEKDARGYLQALATKMTEELEFLKHSGGVTGVGGGSTMADKNWRNRRSQKLDKMELLNLQSSLQSEIQAKQAISEELTKTRSELIAVQKELKDFRQRFDSMSHEMKRKEMQIKELQTRLDTGDGFLERPTSQMSYLEHFLKETASSTRHGSADSVEGDIEDNRAPSITSSKSNLSEFSIDPTSPLSHELLNKSSTSHGQVNLQPKPKSHQFLVRTFSAPTKCNHCTSLMVGLTRQGVVCEVCGFACHMPCCDKVPPMCPVPHDQTKRPLGIDPTRGIGTAYEGYVKVPKMGGVKKGWVRQFVVVCDFKLFLYDISPDRNALPSVYVSQVLDMRDEEFSVSSVRDSDVIHATKKDIPCIFRITTSLLEPPGLKNHTLMLADTESEKTKWVVALSELHRILKRNNLPNTTIFRAKELLDNTLSLIKNVMSGAIIDPDRLVIGTEEGLFCLDLDRSEIARVGEGKKIYLLEYVTEEQLIVVLSGKQRHVRLVPVRALDGDEVEWIKVAETKGCITLTTGVVRRNPLTYCLCVAMKKQNSSQVIIYEITRTKARHKRIRELMLPCHAQTLQVLSEGRLCVGYPSGFTIYSILGDHHPISLVHPENTLLGFLTYSAVDALRCIELTRGEFLLVFHTLAVYVDSQGRKSRDREIMYPAVPTAVSYCEGYLLVYSETHIDVFDCTTGDWLQTLNVKRAQPLNISGSLTSCIINDMPHVIYLSNLHQRELLNLTPLDANGRQMTRPRRRFSLREGNRAVRPTDRRSKMISAPTNFNHISHMGPGNGIQIQRLLDLPTTLETADQQHSAHHSSAHIHGSQQRLYGSTLQTPSKPAPLPPRHPPSDTRRLSSHMTRNSGYSPHNGSTSSRRGPAPPRPTATPPSLPRTPVDQVDTESIHLRSHTPLSLGSIASLHDKDHPSGGSPRHSIASNNSSNPSTPPSPAHDHGSSSYDS